Proteins encoded within one genomic window of Natronocella acetinitrilica:
- the rpsS gene encoding 30S ribosomal protein S19, translating to MPRSVKKGPFVDAHLVKKVEAAVEANSKRPIKTWSRRSMILPDMVGLTIAVHNGRQHVPVLINENMVGHKLGEFAATRTYRGHAADKKSKR from the coding sequence GTGCCACGTTCAGTTAAGAAGGGACCGTTCGTCGATGCCCACCTGGTCAAGAAGGTGGAGGCAGCTGTGGAGGCCAACTCCAAGCGCCCGATCAAGACCTGGTCGCGTCGCTCGATGATTCTGCCCGACATGGTTGGTCTGACGATAGCCGTCCACAACGGTCGGCAGCATGTGCCGGTGCTGATCAACGAGAACATGGTCGGCCACAAGCTCGGTGAGTTCGCGGCGACGCGGACGTACCGCGGGCATGCGGCCGACAAGAAGTCCAAGAGGTAG
- the rplV gene encoding 50S ribosomal protein L22, with translation MEVAAKLKFSRISPQKVRLVADQIRGKSVASALQFLEFSPKKGAAVLKKVLESAIANAEHNEGADIDELTVSTVFVDEGPVYKRIQPRAKGRANRILKRTSHITVKVAEQ, from the coding sequence ATGGAAGTCGCAGCCAAGTTGAAGTTCTCGCGCATCTCGCCGCAGAAGGTCCGGCTCGTCGCTGACCAGATTCGCGGCAAGTCCGTCGCGAGTGCCCTGCAGTTTCTCGAGTTCAGTCCGAAGAAGGGCGCTGCGGTGTTGAAGAAGGTGCTTGAGTCGGCCATCGCCAATGCCGAGCACAATGAAGGGGCCGATATCGACGAATTGACGGTTTCCACCGTGTTCGTTGACGAGGGTCCGGTCTACAAGCGGATCCAGCCGCGGGCCAAGGGCCGTGCAAACCGGATTCTCAAGCGCACCAGCCACATCACTGTGAAAGTGGCCGAGCAGTAA
- the rpsC gene encoding 30S ribosomal protein S3: MGHKIHPTGFRLGITEEWRSMWYAGSGDYADYLNTDLQVRDFIKKKLSHASVSKIRIERPAKNALVTIHTARPGMVIGKKGEDVEALRAAVSKRMGVPVDINIEEVRKPELDAQLVAENVAQQLERRIMFRRAMKRAVGNAMRIGAQGIKIHVAGRLNGAEIARSEWYREGRVPLHTLRANIDYGFAEAHTTYGVIGVKVWVFKGEVLEPEVFQASDSKGERAGAAK; encoded by the coding sequence ATGGGACACAAGATTCACCCGACGGGTTTTCGACTCGGCATCACTGAAGAATGGCGTTCCATGTGGTACGCCGGAAGTGGTGACTATGCCGACTACCTGAACACCGATCTGCAGGTGCGCGACTTCATCAAGAAGAAGCTCTCCCACGCATCGGTGAGCAAGATCCGCATCGAGCGGCCCGCCAAGAATGCCCTGGTGACCATTCATACGGCACGTCCGGGGATGGTGATCGGCAAGAAGGGCGAGGATGTGGAAGCGCTGCGCGCCGCCGTCAGCAAGCGGATGGGCGTGCCGGTGGATATCAACATCGAGGAAGTGCGCAAGCCGGAACTGGACGCGCAGCTCGTTGCCGAGAATGTTGCTCAGCAACTGGAGCGCCGCATCATGTTCCGTCGCGCCATGAAGCGCGCTGTCGGCAACGCCATGCGTATTGGTGCCCAGGGCATCAAGATCCACGTCGCCGGCCGCTTGAATGGTGCCGAGATTGCGCGCAGTGAATGGTATCGCGAGGGTCGTGTGCCCCTGCATACCCTGCGGGCAAACATTGATTACGGTTTCGCCGAAGCGCATACGACCTACGGTGTCATCGGTGTGAAAGTCTGGGTCTTCAAGGGCGAAGTCCTTGAGCCCGAAGTCTTTCAGGCCAGCGACTCCAAGGGCGAGCGCGCCGGCGCTGCGAAATAA
- the rplP gene encoding 50S ribosomal protein L16 produces MLQPKRTKFRKQQKGRNKGLANRGDRVSFGEFGIKATTRGPVTARQIEAARRAITRHVKRGGKLWIRIFPDVPITGKPLEVRQGKGKGNVDHWAAKVQPGRVLYEIEGVSEEVAREAFRLASAKLPVQTRFVSRTVV; encoded by the coding sequence ATGTTGCAACCGAAGCGGACAAAATTTCGCAAGCAGCAGAAGGGCCGGAACAAGGGTCTGGCCAACCGTGGCGATCGGGTCAGCTTCGGCGAGTTTGGTATCAAGGCCACGACGCGTGGACCGGTTACTGCTCGTCAGATCGAGGCTGCTCGACGTGCGATCACCCGTCATGTGAAGCGTGGCGGCAAGCTGTGGATTCGCATTTTCCCGGATGTGCCGATTACCGGCAAACCGTTGGAAGTGCGCCAGGGTAAGGGTAAAGGCAACGTGGATCATTGGGCGGCGAAGGTGCAGCCGGGTCGCGTGCTGTACGAGATCGAAGGCGTCTCCGAGGAAGTCGCGCGGGAAGCGTTCCGCCTGGCCTCGGCGAAGCTGCCGGTTCAGACCCGCTTTGTTAGCCGGACGGTGGTGTGA
- the rpmC gene encoding 50S ribosomal protein L29 — MKASELREKDLPALKEELLERRKEQFNLRMQAATGQLARPDLVKKARRDVARIKTIMTEKQNAGEQA; from the coding sequence ATGAAAGCGAGCGAATTGCGAGAAAAGGATCTGCCCGCTCTGAAGGAAGAGTTGCTCGAGCGACGCAAAGAGCAGTTCAACCTTCGCATGCAGGCTGCCACCGGGCAGCTGGCGCGGCCGGACCTGGTAAAGAAGGCGCGTCGTGACGTCGCGAGAATCAAGACGATCATGACCGAGAAGCAGAATGCGGGTGAGCAGGCATGA
- the rpsQ gene encoding 30S ribosomal protein S17 codes for MSEESKVARTQTGRVVSVKMDKTITVRIERMVKHPLYGKFMRRSTKLHAHDEQNTCQEGDWVSIEECRPLSKSKTWRLVEVIERARQ; via the coding sequence ATGAGTGAAGAATCCAAGGTTGCGCGGACGCAGACCGGGCGCGTTGTGAGCGTAAAGATGGACAAGACCATCACCGTGCGTATCGAGCGGATGGTGAAGCATCCGCTGTATGGCAAGTTCATGCGTCGGTCCACCAAGCTGCACGCCCATGATGAGCAGAACACGTGCCAGGAAGGGGATTGGGTCTCCATTGAAGAGTGCCGACCCCTGTCCAAGTCCAAGACCTGGCGTCTGGTCGAAGTGATCGAGCGCGCGCGGCAGTAA
- the rplN gene encoding 50S ribosomal protein L14 → MIQMQSLLDVADNSGARQVMCIKVLGGSKRRYARIGDIIKVSVKDAIPRGRVKKGEVYNAVVVRTRHGVRRPDGSLIRFDGNAAVLLNNQHAPIGTRVFGPVTRELRTEKFMRIISLAPEVL, encoded by the coding sequence ATGATTCAGATGCAAAGCCTGTTGGATGTGGCCGATAACAGTGGTGCACGCCAAGTGATGTGTATCAAGGTGCTCGGTGGGTCCAAGCGCCGGTACGCGCGGATTGGCGACATCATCAAGGTTAGCGTGAAAGACGCTATACCTCGTGGCCGGGTCAAGAAGGGCGAGGTTTACAATGCGGTGGTGGTGCGTACGCGCCACGGCGTGCGGCGCCCGGATGGTTCGCTGATCCGGTTTGACGGCAACGCCGCCGTGCTGCTCAACAACCAGCATGCGCCCATTGGAACCCGTGTGTTTGGTCCGGTGACACGTGAGCTGCGCACGGAGAAGTTCATGCGCATCATCTCGCTGGCACCGGAAGTTCTCTGA
- the rplX gene encoding 50S ribosomal protein L24, whose protein sequence is MQKIKKGDEVIVIAGKDKGKRGSVVNVLREKNRVVVENVNVVKKHVRGNPQRGEQGGIQEMEAPLNLSNVALYNPQTKKADRVGIKEVDGKRVRYFKSNNELVDA, encoded by the coding sequence ATGCAGAAGATCAAGAAGGGTGACGAGGTTATCGTCATCGCAGGAAAGGACAAGGGCAAGCGCGGTTCCGTCGTGAACGTGCTGCGTGAGAAGAATCGTGTGGTTGTCGAAAACGTCAACGTGGTGAAGAAACACGTTCGTGGCAACCCCCAGCGCGGTGAGCAAGGCGGCATCCAGGAAATGGAAGCGCCGCTGAATCTCTCGAACGTTGCCCTGTACAACCCGCAGACGAAGAAGGCGGATCGTGTTGGCATCAAGGAAGTTGATGGCAAGCGTGTCCGTTACTTCAAGTCGAACAACGAACTCGTTGACGCGTAA
- the rplE gene encoding 50S ribosomal protein L5: MARLLELYKQDVIGQLTERFGYENVMQVPRITKVTLNMGLGEAVKDKKILDHATADMAAVAGQKPIVTYSRKSIAGFKIRDGWPIGCKVTLRRDRMWEFLDRLINVAAPRIRDFRGFSAKSFDGRGNYNFGVREQIIFPELEFDKVDAIRGMDVTITTTARTDEEGQALLEAFNFPLRK; this comes from the coding sequence ATGGCCAGGCTGCTGGAGCTATACAAGCAAGATGTAATCGGACAGCTGACGGAGCGTTTCGGTTACGAAAACGTCATGCAGGTCCCCCGGATCACCAAGGTCACCCTGAACATGGGTCTTGGTGAAGCCGTTAAAGACAAGAAGATTCTCGACCATGCGACGGCTGACATGGCCGCCGTTGCCGGGCAGAAGCCCATCGTGACCTACAGCCGCAAGTCGATTGCCGGCTTCAAGATTCGCGATGGCTGGCCCATCGGCTGCAAGGTCACGCTGCGTCGTGATCGTATGTGGGAGTTTCTCGACCGTCTCATTAACGTGGCGGCGCCTCGGATTCGTGACTTCCGCGGGTTCAGTGCGAAGTCGTTTGATGGGCGTGGCAATTACAACTTCGGTGTCCGGGAGCAGATCATTTTTCCGGAACTCGAATTCGACAAGGTTGACGCGATTCGCGGCATGGACGTGACCATCACGACCACCGCGCGCACTGATGAGGAAGGGCAGGCGCTGCTTGAAGCGTTCAACTTCCCGCTTCGGAAATAA
- the rpsN gene encoding 30S ribosomal protein S14, translating to MAKMSMVAREVKRAKTVKKYAAKREALKAIIRNPESTPEERMEATEKLQKQPRDASAARQRNRCRITGRPRGYYRKFGLGRNKLREAAMKGMIPGLTKSSW from the coding sequence ATGGCTAAGATGTCCATGGTTGCCCGTGAGGTCAAGCGCGCCAAGACGGTTAAGAAGTATGCAGCCAAGCGTGAGGCGCTCAAGGCAATCATCCGCAATCCGGAAAGCACCCCGGAAGAGCGGATGGAGGCGACGGAAAAGCTGCAGAAGCAGCCGCGCGATGCCAGTGCGGCGCGGCAGCGCAACCGTTGCCGGATCACCGGACGGCCGCGGGGCTATTACCGCAAGTTCGGTCTGGGCCGAAACAAGCTGCGTGAAGCCGCGATGAAGGGTATGATCCCCGGCCTCACCAAATCCAGCTGGTAA
- the rpsH gene encoding 30S ribosomal protein S8, whose product MSMTDPIADLLTRIRNAQSAGKAEVSIPSSKAKQALVAVLKEEGYVEDFRVEGEEKKPVLVVRLRYFQGRPVIERLNRISRPGLRIYKDTASLPKVNGGLGVAIVSTSKGVMTDRAARAAGIGGEVLCEVF is encoded by the coding sequence ATGAGCATGACCGATCCCATAGCGGACCTGCTGACCCGTATACGTAACGCCCAGTCGGCAGGCAAGGCCGAAGTCTCGATTCCTTCTTCCAAGGCGAAGCAGGCGTTGGTTGCCGTGCTCAAGGAAGAAGGCTACGTCGAGGACTTCCGCGTTGAGGGCGAAGAGAAAAAGCCCGTCCTGGTCGTGCGTTTGCGCTACTTCCAGGGTAGGCCGGTCATCGAGCGGCTGAATCGTATCAGCCGCCCGGGCCTGCGTATCTACAAGGACACCGCATCACTGCCGAAGGTCAATGGCGGTCTGGGTGTTGCCATCGTGTCCACCTCGAAGGGTGTGATGACTGATCGCGCTGCACGGGCTGCCGGTATCGGCGGTGAAGTGCTGTGCGAAGTCTTCTAA
- the rplF gene encoding 50S ribosomal protein L6, with product MSRVAKKPIKIPSGIEVKLDGQAVTVKGPKGQLGFDIHPNVQVVEEDGELRCSARGPKQGDIALAGTMRALLNNMVDGVSQGFEKKLELRGVGYRAQAQGKVLNLTLGFSHPVAHAVPDGITVETPSQTEVLVKGIDKQLVGEVAAQIRAYRPPEPYKGKGVRYADERVVMKEAKKK from the coding sequence ATGTCCCGAGTCGCGAAGAAACCGATCAAGATTCCGTCCGGCATCGAAGTAAAGCTCGATGGACAGGCGGTGACCGTGAAGGGTCCGAAGGGCCAGCTTGGCTTCGATATCCACCCCAACGTACAGGTGGTGGAAGAAGACGGTGAGCTGCGTTGTTCCGCCCGTGGCCCGAAGCAGGGCGACATCGCCCTGGCTGGCACCATGCGGGCGTTGCTCAATAATATGGTGGATGGCGTATCGCAAGGCTTCGAGAAGAAGCTAGAGTTGCGGGGCGTCGGCTACCGTGCACAGGCGCAGGGCAAGGTGCTGAATCTCACCCTTGGGTTCTCGCATCCGGTCGCTCACGCCGTGCCTGACGGGATCACCGTAGAGACCCCGAGCCAGACGGAAGTGCTGGTGAAAGGGATCGATAAACAGTTGGTTGGCGAAGTGGCCGCGCAGATTCGCGCCTATCGTCCGCCTGAGCCCTATAAGGGCAAGGGTGTACGGTACGCGGACGAGCGTGTAGTCATGAAGGAAGCCAAGAAGAAGTAG
- the rplR gene encoding 50S ribosomal protein L18 — MNKKSARMRRARRARMKIRELGSVRLTVHRTPRHIYAQITEADGSRTLAQASTLDKELRSKLQGTGNAGAAVEVGKLIAARAKEAGIESVAFDRAGYQYHGRIQALADAAREGGLQF, encoded by the coding sequence ATGAACAAGAAGTCAGCACGTATGCGTCGCGCCCGTCGCGCCCGTATGAAGATCCGCGAGCTGGGCAGTGTCCGGCTGACGGTTCACCGGACGCCTCGGCACATTTATGCGCAGATCACGGAAGCGGATGGCAGCCGTACGCTGGCGCAGGCCAGCACCCTCGACAAAGAGCTGCGTAGCAAGCTCCAGGGGACGGGCAATGCCGGTGCCGCTGTGGAAGTCGGCAAACTGATTGCCGCCCGCGCCAAGGAAGCCGGCATTGAGAGCGTCGCGTTTGACCGTGCCGGTTATCAGTACCACGGCCGGATTCAGGCGCTGGCGGATGCCGCGCGAGAAGGCGGACTGCAGTTTTAA
- the rpsE gene encoding 30S ribosomal protein S5, giving the protein MAMNDSNSDGLQEKLITVNRVAKVVKGGRQFGFTALTVVGDGQGRVGFGYGKAREVPAAIQKAMEKARNSMVSVKLQGNTLQYPLTAEHGASKVFMQPASEGTGIIAGGAMRAVFEVLGVHDVLAKSIGSRNPINVVRATIRGLSDMRSPEDVAAKRGKRAEEIVG; this is encoded by the coding sequence ATGGCAATGAATGACAGCAACAGCGATGGCCTCCAGGAAAAGCTGATCACCGTCAATCGTGTGGCGAAGGTGGTCAAGGGTGGTCGTCAGTTTGGCTTTACTGCACTCACCGTCGTCGGCGACGGCCAGGGGCGCGTGGGCTTCGGCTACGGCAAGGCCCGCGAAGTGCCCGCCGCCATCCAGAAGGCGATGGAAAAGGCTCGCAACAGCATGGTCAGCGTCAAGCTGCAGGGCAACACGCTGCAGTACCCGCTGACTGCTGAACACGGCGCCAGCAAGGTGTTCATGCAGCCCGCTTCGGAAGGTACCGGAATCATCGCCGGTGGCGCGATGCGCGCCGTCTTCGAGGTGCTGGGTGTCCACGATGTGCTCGCCAAGAGCATCGGCTCGCGTAACCCCATCAACGTGGTGCGCGCGACGATCCGGGGCCTGAGCGACATGCGCTCGCCGGAAGATGTGGCTGCCAAGCGCGGTAAGCGCGCCGAAGAGATCGTGGGTTAA
- the rpmD gene encoding 50S ribosomal protein L30, translated as MSKQKQLKVTLTRSMHGRLASHKACVSGLGLRRMHQSVTVIDTPENRGMINKVSYMLAVEEV; from the coding sequence ATGAGTAAACAGAAACAGTTGAAAGTAACACTGACCCGTAGCATGCATGGTCGACTGGCAAGCCATAAGGCTTGCGTGTCAGGCCTTGGGCTGCGGCGGATGCACCAGAGCGTGACCGTGATCGATACCCCGGAGAATCGGGGCATGATCAACAAGGTCTCCTATATGCTCGCGGTAGAGGAAGTTTGA
- the rplO gene encoding 50S ribosomal protein L15: MRLNLLKPSERSRPERKRVGRGSGSGLGKTAGRGHKGQKSRSGGFHKVGFEGGQMPLQRRVPKVGFKSRKSIVSAEVRLSELAKVDGDVVDLDSLKAADIIPSQARYAKIMLSGTVERAVTVRAGVRVSKGARAAIEQAGGKIEE, translated from the coding sequence ATGCGCCTGAATCTGCTGAAGCCTAGTGAACGCAGTCGGCCCGAGCGTAAGCGCGTTGGCCGCGGGTCCGGTTCCGGTCTCGGCAAGACGGCTGGTCGCGGGCACAAGGGTCAGAAATCCCGTTCCGGCGGTTTCCACAAGGTCGGCTTCGAGGGCGGTCAGATGCCCTTGCAGCGTCGCGTGCCGAAGGTCGGTTTCAAGTCCCGCAAGTCCATCGTCAGCGCTGAAGTTCGTCTCTCGGAGCTTGCCAAGGTCGACGGCGACGTGGTGGACCTCGATTCGCTGAAAGCGGCCGACATCATCCCGAGCCAGGCCCGCTACGCGAAGATCATGCTCTCCGGTACGGTAGAGCGCGCCGTCACCGTGCGTGCTGGTGTTCGCGTGAGCAAGGGTGCACGCGCTGCCATCGAGCAAGCTGGTGGCAAGATTGAGGAATAA
- the secY gene encoding preprotein translocase subunit SecY translates to MSSLGGLAKLTEVRQRLLFVLVALIIFRIGTHITIPGVNADAMADLFSQDQGILDMFNMFSGGALERLSIFAIGIMPYISAAIIMQLLTAVVPTLERLKKEGEAGRRKITQYTRYGALGLALVQGIGVSVALQRQGLTLNPAADFDWAFTFTATVTLATGTMFLMWLGEQITERGIGNGISIIIFAGIVAGLPSAIGGTLELNRQGELGTLLVIALFAGVLAVTAFVVFVERGQRRITVNYAKRQQGRKMFAAQSTHLPLKLNMAGVIPPIFASSIILFPATMGTWVGDPETGGFMTQLANTLRPGQPLYVLFYALAIVFFCFFYTALVFNARDTADNLKKSGAFIPGIRPGQQTAKYIDGVMTRLTAVGAIYITAVCLLPEFLILAWNVPFYFGGTSLLIIVIVVMDFMSQLQSHLVSHQYEPLMKKANLKTWGRSGVPR, encoded by the coding sequence ATGTCGTCGCTCGGGGGTCTCGCGAAACTCACGGAAGTCAGGCAGCGCCTGCTTTTCGTGTTGGTGGCGCTGATCATTTTCCGCATTGGCACACACATCACCATTCCGGGTGTCAATGCCGACGCGATGGCCGACCTGTTCAGTCAGGATCAGGGCATCCTGGACATGTTCAACATGTTCTCTGGTGGTGCGCTTGAGCGGTTGAGCATCTTCGCGATCGGGATCATGCCGTACATTTCGGCGGCGATCATCATGCAGCTCCTGACGGCCGTGGTGCCGACACTTGAGCGGCTGAAGAAGGAAGGCGAAGCCGGACGGCGGAAGATCACGCAGTACACCCGGTACGGCGCTCTTGGCCTCGCTCTTGTGCAGGGTATCGGTGTCAGTGTGGCATTGCAGCGGCAGGGCCTGACGCTGAACCCGGCAGCCGATTTTGACTGGGCATTTACATTTACGGCGACCGTGACACTTGCCACGGGCACCATGTTCCTCATGTGGCTGGGCGAGCAGATCACCGAGCGCGGTATTGGCAACGGTATCTCGATCATTATCTTCGCCGGCATCGTGGCCGGGCTGCCCAGCGCCATTGGCGGCACTCTGGAACTCAACCGTCAGGGTGAGCTCGGTACCCTGCTGGTGATTGCGCTCTTTGCGGGCGTGTTGGCAGTGACTGCATTTGTCGTCTTCGTGGAGCGCGGGCAGCGCCGTATTACGGTGAATTACGCCAAGCGCCAGCAAGGGCGCAAGATGTTTGCTGCGCAGAGCACTCACCTGCCGCTGAAGCTCAACATGGCCGGTGTGATTCCGCCCATCTTCGCTTCGAGCATCATCCTGTTCCCGGCCACCATGGGTACCTGGGTGGGTGATCCGGAGACGGGTGGTTTCATGACGCAGCTGGCGAACACGCTGCGTCCGGGGCAGCCCTTGTATGTGCTCTTTTATGCGCTGGCGATCGTGTTTTTCTGCTTTTTCTACACAGCGCTGGTTTTCAATGCCCGGGACACGGCAGACAACCTGAAGAAGTCTGGCGCCTTTATCCCGGGTATTCGTCCGGGGCAGCAGACGGCCAAGTACATTGATGGCGTCATGACCCGGTTGACGGCTGTTGGTGCGATTTACATCACCGCCGTGTGTTTATTGCCGGAGTTCTTGATTCTGGCCTGGAACGTGCCGTTTTACTTCGGTGGTACGTCTCTGCTGATCATCGTGATCGTGGTGATGGATTTCATGTCCCAGTTGCAGTCGCACCTGGTATCCCATCAGTACGAGCCGTTGATGAAGAAGGCCAACCTCAAGACCTGGGGGCGCAGCGGGGTACCTCGCTAG
- the rpmJ gene encoding 50S ribosomal protein L36 yields the protein MKVRASVKKICRNCKIIRRGGVVRVICTDARHKQRQG from the coding sequence ATGAAAGTACGCGCTTCGGTGAAAAAGATCTGCCGAAACTGCAAGATCATTCGGCGTGGCGGCGTGGTGCGTGTGATTTGCACCGACGCACGGCACAAGCAGCGTCAGGGTTGA
- the rpsM gene encoding 30S ribosomal protein S13: protein MARIAGVNVPDHKHTVIALTAIYGIGRAIAGKICEATGIAPHRKVSELDEQELETLRNEVGKHLVEGDLRRKVAMDIKRLTDLGSYRGIRHRRGLPVRGQQTRTNARTRKGPRRAVRK from the coding sequence ATGGCGCGTATTGCAGGCGTCAACGTACCGGACCATAAGCACACAGTCATTGCCCTGACGGCGATCTACGGCATTGGCCGCGCAATCGCGGGGAAGATCTGTGAAGCCACCGGTATCGCCCCGCACCGCAAGGTCTCCGAGCTCGATGAGCAGGAACTTGAGACATTGCGTAACGAGGTGGGCAAGCACCTGGTCGAAGGTGATTTGCGCCGCAAGGTCGCAATGGATATCAAGCGCCTTACGGATCTTGGCAGCTACCGGGGTATCCGCCATCGTCGCGGCTTGCCTGTTCGCGGTCAGCAGACCCGGACCAACGCCCGTACCCGTAAGGGTCCGCGGCGTGCCGTACGCAAGTAA
- the rpsK gene encoding 30S ribosomal protein S11 — protein sequence MAKSPTRTRKRVNKTVVDGIAHINATFNNTMIMITDRQGNALSWASSGGSGFRGSRKSTPFAAQVASDRACQAAKEYGLKNLEVRVKGPGPGRESAVRALNNAGLKITNISDVTPIPHNGCRPPKKRRV from the coding sequence ATGGCGAAGAGTCCGACCCGCACGCGGAAGCGTGTGAACAAAACAGTTGTTGATGGAATTGCGCATATCAATGCCACCTTCAACAACACCATGATCATGATCACCGACCGCCAGGGTAATGCGTTGTCCTGGGCGAGTTCCGGTGGCAGTGGTTTCCGTGGCTCCCGGAAGAGCACGCCGTTTGCCGCGCAGGTCGCGTCGGACCGTGCCTGTCAGGCCGCGAAGGAGTACGGGCTCAAGAATCTTGAAGTTCGCGTGAAGGGGCCGGGGCCGGGGCGTGAGTCCGCGGTGCGTGCGCTGAACAATGCGGGCCTGAAGATCACGAACATCTCGGACGTGACGCCGATTCCCCATAACGGGTGTCGTCCGCCCAAAAAGCGCCGCGTCTGA
- the rpsD gene encoding 30S ribosomal protein S4 has translation MARYIGPKCKLARREGTDLFLKSGMRPLESKCKLDTPPGQHGQRRTRVSDYGLQLREKQKLRRIYGVLERQFRNYYKAAAKLKGSTGENLLQLLEARLDNVVWRMGLGTTRAEARQLVSHRAVLVNGQTVNIPSYQVRPGDVITVREKARNQARIQGAMELAQQNGFVDWVEVDTKKFEGTFKALPERSDLSAEINEHLVVELYSK, from the coding sequence ATGGCAAGGTATATCGGACCCAAGTGCAAGCTCGCCCGCCGTGAAGGGACGGATCTGTTCCTCAAGAGCGGTATGCGGCCTCTTGAAAGCAAGTGCAAGCTCGACACGCCGCCGGGGCAGCATGGCCAGCGCCGGACCCGCGTGTCCGACTACGGGCTGCAGTTGCGCGAAAAGCAGAAGTTGCGCCGTATCTACGGCGTGCTTGAGCGGCAGTTCCGCAATTATTACAAGGCCGCCGCCAAGCTCAAGGGCTCGACCGGTGAGAACCTCCTGCAACTGCTCGAAGCACGTCTGGACAACGTCGTGTGGCGCATGGGCCTGGGTACAACCCGCGCCGAGGCGCGGCAGCTTGTTTCCCATCGGGCAGTGCTGGTCAATGGTCAGACGGTGAACATCCCGTCCTACCAGGTACGTCCCGGTGACGTGATCACCGTGCGGGAGAAGGCTCGCAACCAGGCGCGCATCCAGGGTGCCATGGAGCTTGCCCAGCAGAACGGCTTCGTCGATTGGGTCGAAGTTGACACCAAGAAGTTCGAGGGCACCTTCAAGGCACTGCCGGAGCGTTCCGATCTCTCCGCGGAAATTAACGAGCACCTCGTGGTCGAGCTTTACTCGAAGTAA
- a CDS encoding DNA-directed RNA polymerase subunit alpha, translating into MQAQFKDFLKPRVVDVSAQDARRARITVEPLERGFGHTLGNALRRILLSSMPGYAVVEAEIDNVLHEYTAVEGVQEDVVDILLNLKQLAVRLHGKDEVTLKLSKKGPGVVTAADIEVDHSVEIKNPDLVIAHLTKSGELSMRLRVVKGRGYEAVTQRDQEEERPIGRLQLDASYSPVRRVAYAVESARVEQRTDLDKLVLDIETNGVIEPEEALRFAAGLLQDQFSVFVSLEGGDEFSEPDMREPEVDPVLLRPIDDLELTVRSANCLKAESIHYVGDLVQRTEVELLKTPNLGKKSLTEIKEVLASHGLSLGMRLDEWPPAALGEREHIAG; encoded by the coding sequence ATGCAGGCTCAGTTCAAAGATTTTCTCAAGCCGCGGGTCGTGGATGTCAGCGCGCAGGATGCACGTCGCGCGCGCATCACTGTCGAGCCGCTGGAACGTGGCTTCGGCCATACGCTGGGTAACGCCCTGCGCCGTATCCTTCTGTCCTCCATGCCCGGCTACGCCGTGGTCGAGGCGGAAATCGACAATGTGCTTCACGAGTACACTGCCGTAGAGGGCGTGCAGGAAGATGTGGTCGATATTCTTCTGAACCTCAAGCAGCTTGCGGTGCGTCTGCACGGCAAGGATGAGGTCACCTTGAAGCTGTCCAAGAAGGGGCCCGGTGTGGTCACGGCAGCGGATATCGAGGTTGATCACTCTGTTGAGATCAAGAACCCGGATCTCGTGATTGCCCACCTGACCAAGAGCGGTGAGCTGAGCATGCGGCTGCGCGTGGTCAAGGGGCGTGGTTACGAAGCAGTGACCCAGCGTGATCAGGAAGAGGAGCGGCCAATAGGTCGGCTGCAACTCGATGCCAGCTACAGCCCGGTGCGGCGTGTTGCCTACGCGGTGGAAAGTGCCCGTGTCGAGCAGCGCACCGACCTGGACAAGCTGGTGCTGGATATCGAGACCAACGGTGTCATCGAGCCTGAAGAGGCGCTGCGCTTTGCCGCGGGCCTGCTACAGGATCAGTTCAGCGTTTTTGTCTCGCTTGAGGGTGGAGATGAGTTCTCCGAGCCCGACATGCGTGAGCCTGAAGTGGATCCCGTGCTGCTGCGGCCCATTGACGACCTGGAACTCACCGTGCGTTCGGCGAACTGCCTGAAGGCGGAGAGCATTCACTATGTGGGCGACCTGGTACAGCGTACCGAGGTCGAGCTGCTCAAGACGCCGAATCTGGGTAAGAAATCGCTTACCGAGATCAAGGAAGTGCTTGCGTCCCACGGCCTGTCGCTGGGTATGCGTCTTGATGAGTGGCCGCCCGCCGCGCTGGGCGAGAGAGAACACATCGCCGGCTAG